One genomic window of Etheostoma spectabile isolate EspeVRDwgs_2016 chromosome 5, UIUC_Espe_1.0, whole genome shotgun sequence includes the following:
- the LOC116689883 gene encoding phospholipid phosphatase 1 has translation MFEAAGVPLIVLDVVCLILVGLPFFILTPQHNPFKRGFFCNDESIRYPLKEDTISYQLLGGVMIPFTLIVLVCGECLSVYLSRIKNQSLGTKYVACVYKAVGSYVFGAAASQSLTDIAKYSIGRLRPNFLAVCKPPWSSINCKAGGYIENFTCTGDKFLVDEARLSFYSGHSSFSMYCMLFLVLYIQARLRSEWARLLRPSIQFFLIATAVYVGLSRVSDYKHHWSDVLTGLLQGALVATLTVFCVSNFFEQPVDPVVSQEVEASHTSLQENPFNGNHYGSTE, from the exons tTGGACTTCCATTTTTTATCCTTACCCCTCAACACAACCCTTTCAAACGGGGGTTCTTCTGTAACGATGAGTCCATCAGGTATCCCCTCAAAGAGGACACCATCTCCTACCAGCTGCTGGGAGGAGTCATGATCCCCTTCACGCTGATCGTG CTCGTCTGTGGCGAGTGCCTTTCGGTTTACTTGTCTCGCATCAAGAACCAATCTTTGGGGACCAAGTATGTGGCGTGTGTCTACAAAGCCGTGGGGAGCTATGTGTTCGGAGCTGCTGCTAGCCAGTCGCTGACGGACATAGCCAAGTACTCCATCGGCCGCCTGCGGCCGAACTTCCTGGCCGTATGCAAACCACCCTGGAGTAGCATCAACTGTAAAGCTGGCGGATACATCGAGAACTTCACCTGCACTGGAGACAAGTTTCTGGTAGATGAGGCCAG ACTGTCCTTCTACTCTGGTCATTCATCCTtctctatgtactgtatgctgtTCCTTGTA TTGTACATTCAAGCCAGACTGAGGTCCGAATGGGCGAGGCTTCTGCGTCCCAGCATCCAATTCTTCCTGATTGCCACTGCTGTGTATGTGGGTCTCTCTCGAGTGTCCGACTACAAACACCACTGGAGTGATGTGCTCACTGGCCTCCTGCAGGGAGCCTTAGTGGCTACTCTCACA GTGTTCTGTGTGTCCAATTTCTTTGAACAGCCAGTGGACCCAGTGGTGTCCCAGGAGGTCGAAGCCTCACACACCAGTTTACAGGAAAACCCTTTCAACGGGAACCACTACGGCAGCACTGAATGA